A stretch of Comamonadaceae bacterium M7527 DNA encodes these proteins:
- a CDS encoding CidA/LrgA family protein, which yields MAALQGLAWLLGLQALGELIAKGFGLPFPGPVIGLLLLLPALSFDTVQHSVRGAATFLLSHLSLLFVPVGVGVMTHLTLLADNGVQLAIVIVTSTLVGLSATAWTLHRLMRGPLSKADTEPATSERDQATP from the coding sequence ATGGCAGCACTACAGGGTTTGGCATGGTTACTGGGTTTGCAGGCCTTGGGTGAGCTGATTGCCAAGGGTTTTGGCCTGCCCTTTCCTGGCCCCGTCATTGGCCTGCTGCTGCTGTTGCCAGCGCTGTCTTTTGACACCGTGCAGCACAGCGTGCGCGGCGCGGCCACGTTTTTGCTCTCGCATTTGTCGTTGCTGTTTGTACCGGTAGGCGTGGGCGTGATGACCCACCTCACACTGCTGGCTGACAACGGCGTGCAACTCGCCATTGTGATTGTGACCTCCACGCTGGTGGGTTTGTCCGCCACCGCTTGGACCCTGCACAGGCTGATGCGAGGTCCGTTGTCTAAAGCTGACACGGAGCCCGCCACCTCAGAACGAGATCAGGCAACACCATGA
- a CDS encoding LrgB family protein encodes MSDFVELWVYLSSTPLFGLTATLVTYVLAQAFYARMQHAPWANPTLWSVLVIAGGLLLTGVAYPTYFSGAQFIHFLLGPAVVAMAWPLWLRRAELKAYWLRFVAAALVGGAAAATSAVALAWVFNLPADVLLSLVPKSITAPVAMGVAEKIGGIPALAAVFAVLTGMVGSLSGRYLFDAMGLGFDRAGWMARGFALGTAAHGIGAARATQVNADAGAYAGLALGLQVVLGSLLLPLVWRVFE; translated from the coding sequence ATGAGTGACTTTGTAGAGCTGTGGGTCTACCTATCCTCCACCCCACTGTTTGGCCTGACCGCCACACTGGTGACTTATGTATTGGCGCAAGCCTTTTACGCCCGCATGCAACACGCCCCGTGGGCCAACCCGACACTGTGGTCTGTATTGGTCATTGCGGGCGGCCTGCTGTTAACTGGCGTGGCCTATCCCACCTACTTTTCAGGTGCACAGTTCATACACTTTTTGCTAGGACCTGCTGTAGTGGCAATGGCATGGCCGCTGTGGCTGCGCCGCGCAGAGCTCAAGGCCTATTGGCTGCGTTTTGTAGCCGCAGCACTGGTAGGCGGTGCGGCAGCTGCAACAAGCGCTGTGGCTTTGGCATGGGTCTTCAACTTGCCCGCAGATGTGTTGCTGTCATTGGTGCCCAAGTCCATTACCGCGCCTGTGGCCATGGGTGTGGCTGAAAAAATAGGCGGCATTCCTGCCTTGGCCGCCGTTTTTGCTGTGCTCACTGGCATGGTCGGCTCACTCAGCGGGCGCTACTTGTTTGACGCGATGGGCCTAGGCTTTGACCGTGCAGGCTGGATGGCCAGAGGCTTTGCACTGGGCACGGCAGCACACGGCATAGGCGCAGCACGCGCTACGCAAGTGAATGCAGATGCAGGCGCTTATGCAGGCTTGGCTTTGGGACTGCAGGTGGTGTTGGGGTCACTGTTGCTGCCGCTGGTGTGGCGGGTATTTGAATAG
- the purU gene encoding formyltetrahydrofolate deformylase, giving the protein MNPTYILTLSCPDRLGLVHAVSGFLLSQRGNIEEANQFNDHDTGLFFMRVQFALEAPIDDLRSAWASFATDFDMQWSLHDAAQAMPTVLMVSQQGHCLNDLLFRWQSGVLPIDIRAIISNHRDFYQLAASYNVPFHHIPVNADSKAQAEAKALEVVQAQGAELVVLARYMQILSDDMCQALSGKAINIHHSFLPSFKGAKPYYKAFDRGVKLIGATAHYVTADLDEGPIIEQDVARVDHSQTVEDLTAIGRDTESQVLARAVKWHSEHRVIVNGHRTVIFK; this is encoded by the coding sequence ATGAACCCCACCTACATATTGACGCTGTCCTGTCCTGACCGATTGGGCTTGGTGCACGCCGTTTCTGGCTTTTTGTTGTCACAGCGCGGCAACATCGAAGAAGCCAACCAATTCAATGACCATGACACCGGTCTGTTTTTTATGCGCGTGCAGTTTGCGCTGGAAGCGCCTATAGACGACTTGCGCAGCGCTTGGGCTTCTTTTGCCACAGACTTTGACATGCAATGGAGCTTGCACGACGCGGCCCAAGCCATGCCCACCGTGCTGATGGTCAGCCAGCAAGGCCATTGCCTCAACGACTTGTTGTTCAGGTGGCAAAGCGGGGTGCTGCCCATAGACATACGCGCCATCATCAGCAACCACCGCGACTTTTACCAACTCGCGGCCAGCTACAACGTACCGTTTCACCACATACCCGTGAACGCTGACTCCAAAGCGCAGGCCGAAGCCAAGGCCTTAGAGGTCGTACAGGCGCAGGGTGCCGAGCTGGTGGTGCTCGCACGCTACATGCAAATTTTGAGCGACGACATGTGCCAAGCACTCAGCGGCAAAGCAATCAATATTCACCACAGCTTTTTGCCCAGCTTTAAAGGCGCAAAGCCCTATTACAAGGCGTTTGACCGCGGCGTAAAACTGATTGGCGCAACCGCACACTACGTCACAGCAGATCTGGACGAGGGCCCCATCATTGAGCAGGACGTAGCCCGCGTTGACCACAGCCAAACCGTAGAAGACTTAACCGCCATTGGCCGCGATACCGAAAGTCAAGTACTGGCACGCGCTGTGAAGTGGCATAGCGAGCACCGGGTCATCGTCAACGGCCACCGCACCGTTATTTTTAAATGA
- a CDS encoding alanine:cation symporter family protein: MTSIFKRAGAQAAVAAGTALAALPGMAQETSTLDDAINAAVAPVSNAISGFIFYSVPVGGTSFPLIVGWLILAGLIFTIYFGFIQFRGFGHAISLTKGDYSERPSKDPGETSHFQALTMALSGTVGLGNIAGVAVAVSLGGPGATFWMILAGLLGMASKFTECILGVKYRQQNADGTVSGGPMYYLSQGLAEQGRAGMGRVLAVVFAICCIGGAIGGGNMFQANQAYSQVLGVTGGDDSFLNGLGWLFGLVMATVVGAVIIGGASSIAKTTEKVVPFMALLYVGAGLVILLINADKIGWAFGQIIDGAFTGAGVAGGVVGALIQGFKRAAFSNEAGIGSAAIAHSTVKTKEPVTEGYVALLEPFIDTVVICTMTALVIIITGAMNSGQSGVALTSEAFGSAISWFPLLLALAVVLFAFSTMLSWFYYGFKAWTYLFGAGSGIVFKIFFLACVVAGASMNLGPVIDFSDAMIFIMALPNVVGLYFLMPVVKRELQKYQAKLASGEIRKLR; this comes from the coding sequence ATGACAAGCATATTCAAGCGGGCAGGTGCTCAAGCCGCTGTGGCTGCCGGCACCGCCCTGGCTGCGTTACCCGGTATGGCGCAAGAAACAAGCACATTAGACGACGCGATTAACGCTGCCGTCGCACCTGTTTCAAACGCCATTTCCGGGTTTATTTTTTACTCTGTGCCTGTGGGCGGCACCAGCTTTCCGCTCATTGTGGGTTGGTTGATTCTGGCCGGTTTGATTTTTACGATCTACTTTGGCTTTATCCAGTTTCGGGGTTTTGGCCATGCCATATCGCTGACCAAAGGCGACTACAGCGAGCGCCCCAGCAAAGACCCAGGCGAGACCTCTCACTTCCAAGCACTCACCATGGCCTTGTCGGGCACTGTGGGCTTGGGCAACATTGCTGGTGTGGCGGTTGCCGTCTCGCTTGGCGGGCCTGGTGCCACGTTCTGGATGATCTTGGCGGGCCTCTTAGGTATGGCCTCTAAGTTCACCGAATGTATTTTGGGTGTGAAATACCGTCAACAGAATGCAGACGGTACGGTGTCTGGTGGCCCCATGTATTACCTCAGCCAAGGTTTGGCAGAGCAAGGCCGCGCTGGCATGGGTCGCGTGCTAGCCGTTGTCTTCGCTATTTGTTGTATCGGCGGTGCGATTGGTGGCGGCAACATGTTTCAGGCCAACCAAGCCTACAGCCAGGTGCTGGGCGTCACCGGTGGTGACGACTCGTTCCTAAACGGCTTGGGTTGGTTGTTTGGCCTGGTCATGGCTACCGTTGTGGGCGCGGTCATTATTGGTGGCGCATCGTCAATTGCTAAAACTACTGAAAAAGTGGTGCCATTTATGGCCCTGCTGTACGTCGGGGCTGGTTTGGTGATTTTGCTCATCAACGCCGACAAAATCGGCTGGGCGTTTGGTCAAATCATTGACGGCGCTTTCACTGGCGCGGGCGTAGCCGGCGGTGTAGTGGGTGCCCTGATTCAAGGCTTTAAGCGCGCTGCCTTTTCAAACGAAGCCGGTATAGGCTCTGCTGCTATTGCACATTCAACCGTCAAGACCAAAGAGCCCGTGACCGAAGGCTATGTTGCCTTGCTAGAGCCGTTTATTGACACCGTTGTGATTTGTACGATGACGGCTTTGGTCATCATCATCACCGGTGCCATGAACAGCGGCCAGTCCGGTGTGGCATTGACTTCTGAAGCGTTTGGTAGCGCCATTTCATGGTTCCCATTGCTGTTGGCTTTGGCTGTGGTGTTGTTTGCTTTTTCCACCATGTTGTCCTGGTTCTACTACGGCTTCAAGGCGTGGACTTACCTGTTTGGTGCTGGCAGCGGTATTGTGTTCAAAATTTTCTTCTTGGCTTGTGTGGTGGCTGGCGCCAGCATGAACTTGGGCCCAGTGATTGACTTTTCTGACGCCATGATTTTCATCATGGCATTGCCCAACGTGGTTGGCTTGTACTTTTTGATGCCGGTTGTGAAGCGTGAGTTACAGAAGTACCAGGCCAAATTGGCCAGCGGCGAGATTCGCAAGTTGCGTTAA
- a CDS encoding LysR substrate-binding domain-containing protein, with protein MTARIPPIQCLLTFEALARLRSVTLAAEELFVTPSAVSHRVKQLEQIIGVKLFGRADFSLTTEGIEYLAHVREGLNILGRFPSQSTQAGRRKLRLAITPTFARSMLMPRIRQFIDAYPEIDLTLQVSIPLLDVVAEDADLTIRFGTGRYADVEHECILKDDVTVLASPAYVREHGPFETPQDLEHAKLLRSPLEPWRTWLAAVDLDWPEPTEGSSFNDIGLMCDAAAQGLGVALVRNKLGSPWLDNGTLVKLFEREVPSPHAHYLCWRTGAMDRWECATFAQWLKSAIS; from the coding sequence ATGACCGCACGCATACCGCCCATACAGTGCCTACTGACTTTTGAGGCATTGGCTCGTTTGCGCAGCGTAACGCTGGCGGCCGAAGAGCTGTTCGTCACACCCAGCGCGGTGAGTCACCGCGTCAAGCAGTTAGAGCAAATCATTGGCGTGAAACTGTTTGGTCGGGCTGATTTCTCACTGACCACCGAGGGTATTGAATATTTGGCCCATGTGCGTGAAGGCCTCAATATTTTGGGGCGATTCCCCAGCCAAAGCACACAAGCTGGGCGTCGCAAGCTGCGCTTGGCCATCACGCCTACGTTTGCCCGCTCTATGTTGATGCCACGCATTCGCCAGTTTATTGACGCCTACCCGGAAATTGATCTCACACTGCAAGTGTCCATACCGCTGCTTGACGTGGTGGCAGAAGACGCAGACTTGACCATTCGCTTTGGCACAGGGCGCTACGCAGACGTTGAGCACGAATGCATTTTGAAAGACGACGTCACTGTATTGGCCTCGCCGGCCTATGTGCGCGAACACGGCCCATTTGAGACACCACAAGACCTGGAGCACGCCAAGCTGCTGCGCTCGCCACTTGAGCCTTGGCGCACCTGGCTGGCCGCCGTTGACCTTGATTGGCCAGAGCCCACAGAAGGTTCATCGTTTAACGACATTGGCCTGATGTGCGACGCCGCCGCACAAGGCTTAGGGGTGGCGTTGGTACGCAACAAGCTTGGCTCACCCTGGCTGGACAACGGCACCTTGGTCAAGTTGTTTGAACGCGAAGTACCAAGCCCACATGCCCACTATTTGTGTTGGCGTACAGGCGCCATGGACCGGTGGGAATGCGCTACCTTCGCCCAATGGCTGAAAAGTGCTATCAGCTAA
- a CDS encoding L-glutamate gamma-semialdehyde dehydrogenase, protein MPLSQAVSHVDRLPSPYRDELGVLDTDLAVLSDVDWAGVQRMASPWVDGVRRSPPPFWAMESLLKEYPISSPDGLALMRLAEALLRVPDVDTAMALAADQLGRGDFAQTVVEAGQNSDGADMHDGGEHHVLQRRAMAKLSDAALNLSKKMLPDVDGKSSLVTRLGARTVVGATVRALQLLGRQFVLGQTIDEAIKRGDGDKAYAMKAGGLTQVSMSYDMLGEGARTEEDAQRYLASYQHAIAAMAKHAKAGVPVRANDGISIKLSALHPRYEDVNTKRVMAELLPRVWMLCEQAAAANVSLTMDAEEADRLEVSLRIFDAIVARIATDLPSWEGFGLAMQAYQTRALELVQHVVNVAREQKVKLMCRLVKGAYWDTEIKRAQELGLPYYPVFTHKHHTDIHYLACAKTMLAASDVLYAQFATHNAGTIAALLQMAGEQRSHFELQRLHGMGEGIYRELGKSGANVSLRVYAPVGKHRDLLAYLVRRLLENGANSSFVHQLADESVGMDKLLSSPLHIERKAALPLPSEIYGPGRINSVGVDFAEATARQPYLDALAGCQINTLVEATTADVEQAMVRGQAAFLSWRDTPVAQRAAALNRVADLMTQRMVPLCALVVKEAFKTWPDAVAEVREAVDFLRYYANEAQRVMVEHSLPLPVQGAASSNGNAQWPHALGVTGETNTLRLGAKGVWVAISPWNFPLAIFTGQVCAALVTGNTVLAKPAEQTPAIAQAAVDLFHEAGVPKDVLQLLHGAGETVGAGLVSQPGVAGVVFTGSTAAAHAIAKNLAAKPGPIVPLIAETGGLNAMIVDSSALPEQVSDAVVQSAFRSAGQRCSATRILCVHEAVADTVIDMIRGATEQLHVGNPAQLATDVGPLIDAEAATSIGAQIERLRARAKPLFAADLGPDAMPNSIAPQAYEVSTLADVTEEIFAPVLQVLRWSGSPAALMQQINALGYGLTLGIHSRIDSRAQAMAAMARVGNVYINRNTIGAVVGLQPFGGEGLSGTGPKAGGPHYLPRFCNEYTLTTNTAAAGGNVALFL, encoded by the coding sequence ATGCCATTGTCACAAGCCGTTAGTCACGTTGATCGTTTGCCCTCGCCTTATCGCGACGAGCTGGGCGTGCTGGACACAGACCTGGCTGTGCTGAGTGATGTGGACTGGGCCGGCGTACAACGCATGGCATCACCTTGGGTAGACGGTGTTCGCCGCAGCCCGCCACCGTTTTGGGCCATGGAGAGCTTGCTTAAGGAGTACCCCATCTCCAGCCCAGACGGTTTGGCACTGATGCGCTTGGCTGAGGCCTTGCTGCGTGTGCCTGACGTAGACACCGCCATGGCCCTGGCCGCCGACCAATTGGGTCGTGGTGACTTTGCACAAACCGTGGTGGAAGCTGGCCAAAACAGCGATGGTGCCGACATGCACGACGGCGGTGAACACCATGTGCTGCAACGCCGCGCCATGGCCAAGCTGTCTGATGCCGCGCTCAACTTGTCCAAGAAAATGCTGCCCGATGTAGACGGGAAGTCCAGCTTGGTGACACGCTTGGGTGCCCGCACGGTGGTGGGTGCAACGGTGCGTGCCCTGCAGTTGCTGGGCCGCCAGTTTGTGTTGGGCCAAACCATTGACGAGGCCATCAAGCGTGGCGATGGCGATAAGGCTTACGCCATGAAGGCAGGTGGCCTCACACAAGTATCTATGAGCTACGACATGCTGGGTGAGGGTGCGCGCACCGAGGAAGACGCGCAGCGTTACTTGGCCAGCTACCAGCACGCTATTGCGGCCATGGCCAAGCATGCCAAGGCTGGTGTGCCTGTGCGCGCCAATGACGGCATTTCTATCAAGCTGTCTGCACTGCACCCGCGTTACGAAGACGTGAACACCAAGCGCGTGATGGCCGAGTTGTTGCCTCGTGTGTGGATGTTGTGTGAGCAAGCTGCTGCTGCCAATGTCAGTCTTACCATGGACGCCGAAGAGGCAGACCGCCTGGAAGTGTCGTTGCGCATATTTGACGCCATCGTGGCGCGCATTGCCACCGACTTGCCCAGCTGGGAAGGCTTTGGCTTGGCCATGCAGGCTTACCAAACACGCGCCTTGGAGTTGGTACAGCACGTGGTGAATGTGGCGCGCGAGCAAAAGGTCAAACTCATGTGTCGCCTGGTCAAGGGCGCTTACTGGGACACCGAAATCAAGCGGGCGCAAGAGCTTGGTCTGCCGTACTACCCCGTTTTTACGCACAAACATCACACCGACATTCATTACCTCGCTTGCGCCAAAACCATGTTGGCTGCCAGCGATGTGCTGTACGCTCAATTCGCCACGCACAACGCAGGCACGATTGCCGCGTTGTTGCAAATGGCCGGTGAGCAGCGCAGCCATTTTGAGCTGCAACGCTTGCATGGCATGGGCGAGGGCATTTACCGCGAGCTGGGCAAGAGCGGCGCCAATGTGAGCTTGCGCGTGTACGCGCCAGTGGGCAAGCACCGCGACTTGTTGGCTTACTTGGTGCGCCGCTTGCTTGAAAACGGTGCCAATTCATCCTTTGTGCACCAGCTGGCAGATGAGTCTGTGGGCATGGACAAATTGCTGTCGTCACCGCTGCACATTGAGCGCAAAGCCGCGTTGCCCTTGCCATCTGAAATTTATGGCCCAGGTCGTATCAACAGCGTAGGCGTTGACTTTGCCGAGGCCACTGCGCGCCAGCCCTACCTGGATGCCTTGGCCGGCTGCCAAATCAACACCTTGGTAGAGGCCACCACGGCTGATGTCGAGCAGGCCATGGTGCGCGGTCAAGCCGCCTTTTTGTCCTGGCGTGATACGCCTGTGGCCCAGCGCGCCGCAGCGCTAAACCGTGTAGCAGATTTGATGACGCAGCGCATGGTGCCACTGTGTGCCTTGGTGGTGAAAGAAGCCTTTAAAACCTGGCCCGATGCAGTGGCCGAAGTGCGCGAAGCCGTAGACTTTTTGCGCTACTACGCCAATGAGGCGCAGCGCGTCATGGTCGAGCACAGCTTGCCTTTGCCGGTGCAAGGCGCTGCCAGCAGCAATGGCAACGCCCAGTGGCCACATGCCTTGGGCGTGACAGGCGAGACAAACACCTTGCGTCTAGGCGCAAAAGGCGTGTGGGTAGCGATCAGCCCCTGGAACTTCCCGTTGGCCATTTTTACAGGTCAAGTGTGCGCCGCCTTGGTCACTGGCAACACCGTACTGGCCAAGCCCGCCGAGCAAACGCCAGCCATTGCACAGGCCGCTGTTGACTTGTTTCACGAGGCTGGTGTGCCCAAAGACGTGTTGCAGTTGTTGCACGGTGCGGGTGAAACGGTAGGCGCGGGCTTGGTGTCGCAGCCAGGTGTGGCCGGTGTGGTGTTTACGGGCTCTACCGCTGCGGCGCATGCCATTGCCAAAAATCTGGCCGCCAAGCCAGGCCCCATAGTGCCGCTGATTGCCGAGACTGGTGGCCTAAACGCCATGATTGTGGACTCCAGCGCCTTGCCCGAGCAGGTGAGCGACGCAGTGGTGCAAAGCGCATTTAGAAGCGCTGGCCAACGCTGCTCTGCCACGCGTATTTTGTGTGTGCACGAGGCTGTGGCGGATACAGTTATTGACATGATTCGCGGCGCTACTGAGCAGTTGCATGTGGGCAACCCCGCGCAGCTGGCGACGGATGTGGGCCCGCTGATTGACGCAGAAGCCGCCACCAGCATTGGTGCACAAATCGAGCGCTTGCGCGCCCGCGCCAAGCCCTTGTTTGCTGCAGATTTAGGCCCTGATGCCATGCCCAATAGCATTGCACCACAGGCCTATGAAGTGAGCACGTTGGCCGACGTGACTGAAGAAATTTTTGCGCCTGTGCTGCAAGTGTTGCGCTGGTCCGGCTCGCCTGCGGCGCTGATGCAGCAAATCAATGCTTTGGGCTATGGTTTGACACTTGGTATTCACTCGCGCATCGATAGCCGCGCACAGGCCATGGCGGCCATGGCGCGAGTGGGCAACGTGTACATCAACCGCAACACCATTGGCGCGGTAGTGGGCTTGCAGCCATTCGGCGGTGAAGGCTTGAGCGGCACTGGTCCCAAAGCGGGCGGGCCACACTACCTGCCACGCTTTTGCAACGAGTACACGCTGACCACCAACACCGCAGCCGCAGGCGGCAATGTGGCCTTGTTTTTGTAA
- a CDS encoding isoprenylcysteine carboxylmethyltransferase family protein — MRTTLVPPPVVTLLSAWAMWGVAGLPTWARLALVPSAWGWQHMVAVVLWLLALVLMATALWTMRGLRTTPNPVMPERASALVQHSVFAYSRNPIYVADVVVLVAWASWLHSAAALLVLPFFVVYISVMQIRAEEQALAAAFGDLYAQYCARVRRWL; from the coding sequence ATGCGCACCACGCTTGTTCCACCGCCTGTGGTCACACTGCTCAGTGCGTGGGCCATGTGGGGTGTGGCTGGCTTGCCAACTTGGGCGCGCCTGGCGTTGGTGCCCAGTGCTTGGGGCTGGCAGCACATGGTGGCGGTGGTGTTGTGGCTGTTGGCGCTGGTGCTAATGGCTACGGCGCTGTGGACCATGCGAGGCTTGCGCACCACTCCCAACCCCGTGATGCCTGAACGTGCCAGTGCCTTGGTACAGCACAGCGTGTTTGCCTACAGCCGCAACCCCATTTATGTGGCCGATGTGGTGGTGCTGGTGGCGTGGGCCAGTTGGCTTCACAGTGCGGCGGCGTTGCTGGTGCTGCCCTTTTTTGTGGTTTATATCAGCGTGATGCAAATACGTGCAGAAGAGCAGGCTTTGGCAGCCGCGTTTGGCGATTTGTATGCGCAATATTGTGCGCGGGTAAGGCGCTGGCTGTAG
- a CDS encoding FAD-binding protein, whose product MNAVTPPEQISSMARAERQAQVVAALRQHLPEHALLWQREDTVPYECDGLTAYRERPMVVALPETEAQVGAVLRACYTLDVPVVARGAGTGLSGGALPHKMGVTLSLAKFNKIKHIDAVSRTAVVQSGVRNLAISEAAAPHGLYYAPDPSSQIACTIGGNVAENSGGVHCLKYGLTVHNVLKVRGFTMTGEAITFGSDALDAPGYDLLSVLVGSEGMLSVITEVTVKLVPRPQLARCIMASFDDVRKAGDAVAQVIAAGIIPAGLEMMDKPMTAAVEDFVHAGYDLNAEAILLCESDGTPEEVAEEIERMSEVLKAAGASAITVSKDEAERLRFWSGRKNAFPASGRISPDYMCMDSTIPRKRLADILLAIAEMEKKYQLRCANVFHAGDGNLHPLILFDANDPDQLHRCELFGADILETSVAMGGTVTGEHGVGIEKLNSMCVQFTAAENAHMLAVKAAFDTKGLLNPGKVIPTLQRCAEYGKMLVRGGAIAHPELERF is encoded by the coding sequence ATGAATGCTGTAACACCCCCCGAGCAGATTTCTTCCATGGCCAGAGCCGAGCGTCAAGCGCAAGTTGTGGCCGCGCTACGCCAACACTTGCCTGAGCACGCACTGCTGTGGCAGCGTGAAGATACAGTGCCCTATGAGTGCGATGGCCTGACCGCCTACCGCGAGCGGCCCATGGTTGTGGCGCTGCCAGAGACAGAGGCGCAGGTTGGCGCCGTGCTGCGTGCCTGCTACACGCTAGACGTGCCGGTGGTGGCCAGAGGCGCTGGCACTGGCTTGTCTGGCGGCGCATTACCCCACAAAATGGGCGTTACGCTGAGCCTGGCCAAGTTCAACAAAATCAAACACATTGATGCGGTAAGCCGCACAGCCGTGGTGCAATCTGGCGTGCGCAACCTGGCGATCAGCGAGGCCGCCGCACCCCACGGCTTGTACTACGCACCTGACCCGTCTAGCCAAATTGCCTGCACCATTGGCGGCAACGTGGCCGAAAACTCTGGCGGTGTGCACTGCCTCAAGTACGGCCTGACCGTGCACAACGTGCTCAAGGTGCGCGGCTTCACCATGACTGGCGAGGCCATTACATTTGGCTCGGACGCACTGGACGCGCCCGGCTACGACTTGCTCAGCGTCTTGGTGGGCAGCGAGGGCATGCTGTCTGTCATCACAGAGGTGACCGTCAAACTGGTGCCCAGGCCGCAACTGGCGCGCTGCATCATGGCCAGCTTTGACGACGTACGCAAAGCCGGCGACGCCGTGGCACAAGTCATTGCAGCGGGCATTATTCCTGCGGGCCTGGAGATGATGGACAAACCCATGACCGCCGCCGTCGAAGACTTTGTACATGCTGGCTACGACTTGAACGCTGAAGCTATTTTGCTGTGCGAGTCAGACGGCACACCTGAAGAGGTGGCCGAAGAAATTGAGCGCATGAGCGAGGTGCTCAAGGCCGCTGGCGCATCCGCAATCACGGTGAGCAAAGACGAAGCCGAGCGCCTGCGCTTTTGGAGCGGACGCAAAAACGCCTTTCCCGCATCTGGACGTATCAGCCCGGACTACATGTGTATGGACTCCACCATTCCGCGCAAGCGCTTGGCTGACATTTTGCTGGCCATTGCCGAGATGGAGAAAAAGTACCAGCTGCGCTGCGCCAACGTGTTTCACGCAGGTGACGGCAACTTGCACCCACTGATTTTGTTTGACGCAAACGATCCCGACCAGCTACACCGCTGCGAGTTGTTTGGTGCTGACATTCTTGAGACCAGTGTGGCCATGGGCGGCACTGTGACTGGTGAACACGGTGTGGGCATTGAAAAACTCAACTCCATGTGCGTGCAGTTCACTGCAGCTGAAAACGCGCACATGCTGGCTGTTAAGGCGGCGTTTGACACAAAGGGCCTGCTCAACCCGGGCAAGGTGATACCCACGCTGCAACGCTGCGCTGAATACGGCAAGATGCTAGTGCGCGGCGGTGCCATTGCACACCCAGAGCTTGAACGCTTTTAA